The following coding sequences lie in one Halopelagius inordinatus genomic window:
- a CDS encoding DUF7522 family protein, with protein sequence MNRPQEHLVSVFQAFGGDALRDVWLFDERNFDELYVRSDVAEQLESEELDVSRFVDNERYGFITRRTYESLYYADYGYTVRGLSAFEQFRTFLFDTPVGVFASFDPPDDCYDYSELNDAIQSAASEFDADSFVPSGN encoded by the coding sequence ATGAACAGGCCGCAAGAACACCTCGTCTCGGTTTTCCAAGCGTTCGGCGGCGACGCACTCAGAGACGTGTGGCTCTTCGACGAACGAAACTTCGACGAACTGTACGTCCGTTCCGACGTGGCCGAGCAACTCGAATCCGAGGAGTTGGACGTCTCTCGCTTCGTGGACAACGAGCGCTACGGGTTCATCACGCGCCGGACGTACGAGTCGCTCTACTACGCCGACTACGGCTACACGGTCCGCGGCCTCTCCGCGTTCGAACAGTTCCGGACGTTTCTCTTCGACACGCCCGTCGGCGTCTTCGCTAGCTTCGACCCGCCGGACGACTGTTACGACTACTCCGAACTGAACGACGCTATCCAGTCGGCCGCATCGGAGTTCGACGCCGACTCGTTCGTTCCGTCCGGGAACTGA
- a CDS encoding DUF5827 family protein: MPRPKDDFETLYPYRLYEPREILDEESMYTVPEIARLLQGLAPDAELDAATEDRVVAWTIPWLMNHADELVINDPVGDEPGYFGVVSEDRAPDEIPDDADK; the protein is encoded by the coding sequence ATGCCCAGACCGAAAGACGACTTCGAGACGCTCTACCCGTACCGCCTCTACGAACCCCGGGAGATTCTCGACGAGGAGTCGATGTACACCGTCCCGGAGATAGCCCGCCTGCTTCAAGGACTCGCGCCGGACGCCGAGTTAGACGCCGCGACGGAGGACCGCGTCGTCGCGTGGACGATTCCGTGGCTGATGAACCACGCGGACGAACTCGTCATCAACGACCCGGTGGGCGACGAACCCGGCTACTTCGGCGTCGTCTCCGAGGACCGCGCGCCCGACGAGATTCCCGACGACGCGGACAAGTAG
- a CDS encoding MBL fold metallo-hydrolase: MITNLARGVDVFTSNTFLVTGETTALVDTGANFDVVSAVREQTDELDRVYLTHTHEDHVGNVEAVREAFGVETWGYDPDNPLVDRELADGETVEIGDDDYVAVHTPGHKDDHLCLYSRDARTLFAGDLVFANGSFGRTDLEEGHRPTLIDSIDRIRETVGEDLDAMHTGHGPSVEDRPFEDIEFAGNAARMG, from the coding sequence GTGATTACCAACCTCGCCCGCGGCGTCGACGTCTTCACGAGCAACACCTTCCTCGTCACCGGCGAGACGACGGCACTCGTCGATACCGGAGCGAACTTCGACGTGGTTTCGGCGGTTCGAGAACAGACGGACGAACTCGACCGCGTCTACCTGACGCACACGCACGAGGACCACGTCGGCAACGTCGAGGCGGTTCGGGAGGCGTTCGGCGTGGAGACGTGGGGGTACGACCCCGACAACCCCCTCGTGGACCGCGAACTCGCGGACGGCGAGACGGTCGAAATCGGCGACGACGACTACGTCGCCGTCCACACGCCGGGGCACAAAGACGACCACCTCTGTCTGTACTCCCGCGACGCGCGGACGCTATTCGCCGGTGACCTCGTCTTCGCCAACGGGAGTTTCGGCCGGACCGACCTCGAAGAAGGTCACCGACCGACGCTGATAGACAGCATCGACCGCATCCGCGAAACCGTCGGAGAGGACCTCGACGCGATGCACACGGGTCACGGCCCGAGCGTCGAGGACCGGCCGTTCGAGGACATCGAGTTCGCGGGAAACGCGGCGCGGATGGGCTGA
- the thyA gene encoding thymidylate synthase — translation MKQYLDLVTDVLAEGQHKPNRTGVDTVSAFSQHYEIDLDSGFPLLTTKDLSGFRWNSLIHEFVWYLSGEEHIRTLREETGIWNAWADDEGRLDTAYGRFWRRFPVPEEGLPGEAWPEDDHRWMNDDERTFDQIQYVVDQLRENPTSRRLVVNAWHPANAAVSTLPPCHYSFVFNVQGDRLNLHLTQRSGDVALGIPFNIAAYSLLLTAVAQRTGFEPGTFAHTVVDAHVYCGEGERGAWYADHLSELQSRLADVSDRSDYLDVRDWVVAAAPDEPEDAEDYDHVPGLLEQCSRTPRERPTIEVAEKPLDELTYDDIRLREYDPADGIRFAVAE, via the coding sequence ATGAAACAGTATCTCGATTTAGTGACGGACGTTCTCGCGGAGGGGCAGCACAAACCGAACCGGACGGGCGTAGACACCGTCTCGGCGTTCAGTCAGCACTACGAAATCGACCTCGATTCGGGCTTTCCGCTGTTGACGACGAAGGACCTCTCGGGGTTCCGTTGGAACTCGCTCATCCACGAGTTCGTCTGGTATCTCTCCGGCGAGGAACACATCCGGACGCTCCGCGAGGAGACGGGCATCTGGAACGCGTGGGCCGACGACGAGGGCCGCCTCGATACGGCGTACGGTCGGTTCTGGCGGCGTTTTCCCGTTCCCGAGGAGGGCCTCCCGGGCGAGGCGTGGCCCGAAGACGACCACCGCTGGATGAACGACGACGAACGCACGTTCGACCAGATACAGTACGTCGTAGACCAGTTGCGCGAGAACCCCACCTCCCGCCGCCTCGTCGTCAACGCGTGGCATCCCGCCAACGCGGCCGTCTCCACGCTTCCGCCGTGTCACTACTCGTTCGTGTTCAACGTGCAGGGCGACCGGTTGAACCTCCACCTCACCCAGCGTTCGGGCGACGTCGCACTCGGCATCCCGTTCAACATCGCCGCCTACTCGCTTCTCCTGACTGCCGTCGCCCAGCGAACCGGATTCGAACCCGGGACGTTCGCCCACACCGTCGTGGACGCGCACGTCTACTGCGGCGAGGGCGAACGCGGCGCGTGGTACGCCGACCATCTCTCGGAGTTGCAGTCCCGTCTGGCCGACGTGTCGGACCGGTCGGACTACCTCGACGTGCGCGACTGGGTGGTCGCCGCCGCCCCCGACGAACCCGAGGACGCGGAGGACTACGACCACGTGCCCGGACTCCTCGAACAGTGTTCGCGGACGCCGCGCGAACGCCCGACCATCGAAGTGGCCGAAAAGCCCCTCGACGAACTGACGTACGACGACATCCGCCTCCGAGAGTACGACCCCGCAGACGGCATCCGGTTCGCGGTGGCAGAGTGA
- a CDS encoding dihydrofolate reductase encodes MSADDPTAEDGGDGADGVEYVLVAAVARNGVIGRDGGMPWHLPEDMKHFKRTTTGHPVVLGRKTYENVVDALGEPFPGRTSIVLSTRELDVPEGARLANSVAEATTLAESAAAEMGVETVYVVGGAAVYEAFLPRASRMVLTELRDDYEGETTFPEWDERAWEEVERDDREAFDFVTYERAESGEGDDR; translated from the coding sequence ATGTCCGCGGACGACCCGACGGCCGAAGACGGCGGGGACGGCGCAGATGGCGTCGAGTACGTCCTCGTCGCCGCAGTCGCGAGAAACGGCGTCATCGGACGCGACGGCGGCATGCCGTGGCATCTCCCCGAGGACATGAAACATTTCAAGCGGACGACGACGGGCCATCCGGTCGTTCTCGGGCGGAAGACGTACGAAAACGTCGTCGACGCCCTCGGCGAACCGTTCCCGGGGCGGACGAGTATCGTCCTCTCGACGAGGGAACTCGACGTACCGGAGGGCGCGAGGCTGGCGAACTCCGTCGCGGAGGCGACGACGCTCGCCGAGTCCGCCGCCGCGGAGATGGGCGTCGAGACGGTGTACGTCGTCGGCGGAGCGGCCGTTTACGAGGCGTTCCTCCCGCGCGCGAGTCGCATGGTACTGACCGAACTCCGCGACGACTACGAGGGAGAGACGACGTTCCCCGAGTGGGACGAACGCGCGTGGGAGGAAGTCGAACGCGACGACCGAGAGGCGTTCGACTTCGTCACCTACGAACGGGCCGAATCCGGGGAGGGCGACGACCGATGA
- a CDS encoding DUF4177 domain-containing protein: protein MKWEYKIIRTSDGGLFSGDTGPMEHALNELGDAEWELVATLSDGRPAAQTNGATALVFKRPKPDA from the coding sequence ATGAAGTGGGAGTACAAGATAATCAGAACGTCCGACGGCGGTCTGTTCAGCGGGGATACGGGGCCGATGGAACACGCGCTGAACGAACTCGGCGACGCCGAGTGGGAACTCGTCGCGACGCTCTCGGACGGACGACCGGCGGCGCAGACCAACGGCGCGACTGCGCTCGTGTTCAAGCGGCCGAAGCCGGACGCGTAG
- a CDS encoding class I SAM-dependent methyltransferase — MDADEVRQRWETLSGEYSPDYYAYYGPNETSELLSETLESAVGVEGSVLELGCSAGRHLAHLHDEGYRNLSGLDINEDSFDVMAEEYPELEAEGTFYVDSIANCLGDFEDDAFDAVYSVETLQHVHPDDEWVFEEIARVAEKLVVTVENEGGGKERNGDRTDGERAADDGSDNPSVNYVSGEMPLYYRNWHGIFTGLGLTEVRTVGLDRDTFRAFRPA, encoded by the coding sequence ATGGATGCCGACGAGGTTCGCCAGCGATGGGAAACGCTGTCCGGGGAGTACTCACCGGACTACTACGCGTACTACGGCCCGAACGAGACGAGCGAACTCCTCTCGGAGACGCTCGAGTCGGCCGTCGGCGTCGAGGGGAGCGTCCTCGAACTCGGCTGTAGCGCGGGGCGACATCTCGCGCATCTCCACGACGAGGGGTATCGGAACCTCTCGGGCCTCGACATCAACGAGGACTCGTTCGACGTGATGGCCGAGGAGTACCCCGAACTCGAAGCAGAGGGCACCTTCTACGTCGATTCGATAGCGAACTGTCTCGGCGACTTCGAAGACGACGCGTTCGACGCCGTCTACTCGGTGGAGACGCTCCAGCACGTCCACCCCGACGACGAGTGGGTGTTCGAGGAGATAGCCCGCGTCGCGGAGAAACTCGTCGTCACCGTCGAGAACGAAGGCGGCGGAAAAGAACGGAACGGCGACCGAACCGACGGCGAGAGAGCCGCTGACGACGGCTCCGATAACCCGTCGGTCAACTACGTCAGCGGCGAGATGCCGCTCTACTACCGGAACTGGCACGGCATCTTCACCGGCCTCGGCCTCACGGAGGTCAGAACCGTCGGACTCGACAGGGACACGTTCAGGGCGTTCCGACCGGCGTAG
- a CDS encoding archaeal proteasome endopeptidase complex subunit alpha, with protein MNRNDQQAYDRGTSLFSPDGRIYQVEYAREAVKRGASSVGVRTADGVVLAAQRRTSSNLMETESIEKLHKLDEFLGAASAGHVADARQLVDDARTEAQRNRLRYGEPLGVETLTKTLSDQIQESTQIGGTRPFGASLLIGGVDGDVGRPSPPAREADSDEGRDVRPRLFQTDPSGAPQEWKAVAIGSNRGDIQEFLEDEWNEDISVDDGVTLAIRALLVGEDDLTAEEIAISTISAEGYHQVEDDDVSAIIEEFGGSGDDDEE; from the coding sequence ATGAACCGCAACGACCAGCAGGCGTACGACCGAGGGACGTCTCTGTTCTCTCCCGACGGACGTATCTATCAGGTCGAGTACGCCCGCGAGGCGGTCAAGCGTGGCGCATCGAGCGTCGGCGTGCGGACGGCGGACGGCGTCGTCCTCGCCGCACAGCGACGGACGAGCTCGAACCTCATGGAAACTGAGAGCATCGAGAAGCTACACAAACTCGACGAGTTCCTCGGCGCGGCCAGCGCGGGCCACGTCGCAGACGCTCGGCAACTCGTCGACGACGCCCGGACGGAGGCCCAGCGGAACCGACTCCGCTACGGCGAACCCCTCGGCGTCGAGACGCTGACGAAGACGCTTTCGGACCAGATTCAAGAGAGCACGCAGATAGGCGGGACGCGTCCGTTCGGCGCGTCGCTTCTGATCGGCGGCGTCGACGGCGACGTCGGCCGACCGAGTCCGCCGGCGCGAGAGGCGGACTCCGACGAGGGACGAGACGTTCGTCCCCGCCTGTTCCAGACGGACCCCTCGGGTGCCCCCCAAGAGTGGAAAGCGGTCGCCATCGGCTCGAACCGCGGCGACATCCAGGAGTTCCTCGAAGACGAGTGGAACGAGGATATCTCGGTGGACGACGGCGTCACTCTCGCCATCCGCGCGCTTCTCGTCGGCGAGGACGACCTGACCGCCGAGGAGATAGCCATCTCCACCATCTCCGCGGAAGGCTACCACCAGGTCGAAGACGACGACGTATCCGCCATCATCGAGGAGTTCGGCGGGTCCGGCGACGACGACGAGGAGTGA
- a CDS encoding metal-dependent hydrolase family protein, producing the protein MTETPDLYVLAGGRVADATGTRDADVVLSPDEGRIVAVGDDAETEAAREDADDVETVDVSGSVVAPGLVDSHVHLMMDSRPDVATVDTESREMLSYRAAANLRANVEAGVTTVRDLGAPGTLALDAGTAVETGVLEGPRVLACGQNVVMTGGHGHWFGREADGPHEVRKAVREQLKRGADVVKCMATGGVLTEGAQTGAPELTPEELAAVVDAASAENVPTSAHAHGQRGIQNAVRAGITSVEHATFMDRETAELLAEEGTYWVPTASALEGIVENGVEGGIPEEAVEKAEDAQERFERAWEHALDAGVTVAMGTDAGTPFNVHGENARREIELMCDYGMSPEAALEAATVTGAELLGLDDTGLVEPGYRADVVVLDADPTEDASAWRESEAVFAAGRRIV; encoded by the coding sequence ATGACAGAGACACCCGACCTGTACGTACTCGCGGGCGGCCGAGTCGCCGACGCGACCGGAACGCGCGACGCGGACGTGGTTCTCTCGCCCGACGAGGGCCGAATCGTCGCAGTCGGCGACGACGCGGAGACGGAGGCGGCGAGGGAGGACGCGGACGACGTAGAGACGGTGGACGTCTCGGGGTCGGTGGTCGCGCCGGGTCTGGTGGACTCGCACGTCCACCTGATGATGGACAGTCGTCCGGACGTGGCGACTGTGGACACAGAGAGCCGAGAGATGTTGAGTTACCGCGCCGCCGCCAACCTCCGCGCGAACGTCGAGGCGGGCGTCACCACCGTCCGCGATTTGGGCGCGCCCGGAACGCTCGCACTTGACGCCGGAACCGCGGTGGAGACGGGAGTTCTGGAGGGGCCGCGAGTTCTCGCTTGCGGTCAGAACGTGGTGATGACTGGCGGGCACGGCCACTGGTTCGGCCGCGAGGCGGACGGCCCACACGAGGTTCGGAAGGCGGTCCGCGAACAGTTGAAACGCGGCGCGGACGTGGTCAAATGCATGGCGACGGGCGGCGTCCTCACCGAGGGCGCACAGACCGGCGCGCCGGAACTCACGCCCGAGGAACTCGCCGCAGTCGTCGACGCGGCGTCGGCCGAGAACGTCCCGACATCGGCGCACGCCCACGGTCAGCGGGGGATTCAGAACGCGGTCCGCGCGGGGATAACGAGCGTCGAACACGCGACGTTCATGGACCGCGAGACGGCCGAGTTGCTGGCCGAAGAAGGGACCTACTGGGTGCCGACGGCCAGCGCCTTGGAGGGTATCGTCGAGAACGGCGTCGAGGGGGGAATCCCCGAGGAGGCCGTCGAGAAGGCCGAAGACGCACAAGAACGGTTCGAACGCGCGTGGGAACACGCTCTCGACGCGGGCGTCACCGTGGCGATGGGTACCGACGCGGGGACGCCGTTCAACGTCCACGGCGAGAACGCCCGCCGCGAGATAGAACTGATGTGCGACTACGGCATGTCGCCCGAGGCGGCGTTGGAGGCGGCGACGGTGACCGGCGCGGAGTTGCTCGGACTCGACGACACGGGCCTCGTCGAACCCGGCTATCGCGCCGACGTCGTCGTCCTCGACGCGGACCCGACCGAAGACGCCTCCGCGTGGCGCGAGTCCGAAGCCGTCTTCGCGGCGGGTCGGCGAATCGTCTGA
- a CDS encoding DMT family transporter, giving the protein MVERRTLVFFVLTSLLFGGTFVAAKAGLDYFPPLLFVALRFDVAAVALAGYAVLTTSRDGLVPRTRGDVVGILSTGVLAIGLTNALLFVGQQYATSAVASIVFSLNPVLTPVFAAALLSDERLSARGVAGMILALVGVGLVVSPDPANLLGGAFGKSILFTGAIAGALGSVLIRWADADLSSTVRTAWGLPFAAVLCHLLSWSAGESAAAISWTPTAFVALGYVGIFAGAVAYITYFGLIDETGAIRANLVFYVVPVVATLGGVVFLGETISASAVAGFATIFAGFAILGSESVDLGAVRAKVRRTVSVSSRRYLPAAFANRTPSEKCRDAAEERRGRVFDSD; this is encoded by the coding sequence GTGGTCGAACGTCGCACGCTCGTCTTCTTCGTTCTGACGAGTCTCCTCTTCGGCGGGACGTTCGTCGCGGCGAAGGCCGGACTCGACTACTTCCCGCCGCTTCTGTTCGTCGCGCTCCGCTTCGACGTGGCGGCCGTCGCACTCGCCGGATACGCGGTTCTCACGACGTCTCGCGACGGACTCGTCCCGCGGACGCGCGGCGACGTGGTCGGGATTCTCTCTACTGGCGTCCTCGCTATCGGCCTGACGAACGCGCTGTTGTTCGTCGGCCAGCAGTACGCCACGAGCGCAGTCGCGTCCATCGTGTTCAGCCTCAACCCCGTGTTGACGCCGGTGTTCGCGGCGGCGCTTCTCTCGGACGAACGCCTCTCGGCGCGCGGCGTCGCGGGGATGATACTCGCTCTCGTCGGCGTCGGACTCGTCGTCAGTCCCGACCCGGCGAACCTCCTCGGCGGCGCGTTCGGCAAGTCCATCCTGTTTACGGGCGCGATAGCCGGTGCCCTCGGGAGCGTCCTCATCCGCTGGGCCGACGCCGACCTGTCGAGTACGGTGCGCACCGCGTGGGGTCTCCCCTTCGCGGCGGTGCTCTGTCACCTCCTCAGTTGGTCCGCGGGCGAGTCGGCGGCGGCCATCTCGTGGACGCCGACTGCGTTCGTGGCACTCGGCTACGTGGGCATCTTCGCCGGCGCAGTCGCCTACATCACCTACTTCGGCCTCATCGACGAAACCGGCGCGATACGGGCGAACCTCGTGTTCTACGTCGTTCCGGTCGTGGCGACTCTCGGCGGGGTGGTGTTCCTCGGCGAGACCATCTCGGCGTCGGCCGTCGCCGGATTCGCCACCATCTTCGCCGGGTTCGCGATACTCGGCAGCGAATCCGTGGACCTCGGAGCGGTTCGCGCGAAGGTCCGTCGGACCGTCTCCGTCTCCTCGCGACGGTATCTCCCCGCGGCGTTCGCTAACCGCACCCCCTCCGAGAAATGCCGGGACGCGGCCGAAGAACGCCGTGGACGGGTGTTCGACTCGGACTGA
- a CDS encoding helix-turn-helix transcriptional regulator, giving the protein MESALEEIEFLALSSNRVEVLRLLSEESQTRNGLAAATGASQATLGRILADFEERSWVRREGGEYAATATGRLVSNGFTDLLDILETEGELRDVVRYLPTRAMEFDLRHLADATITVPSETRPNAPVQRVLELLDDAEEVRAFSHAFNEQSLTLVESKTTAGEQTFEAVLSRNAVTALAEDSTLRRRLESLLDAEGAEIRAREGDIPLAVTIADDVVHLLVRDDDGVLRASIDTDDETVRQWADDRFEAYWRTAAPVDDEEFSR; this is encoded by the coding sequence ATGGAGTCCGCGCTGGAGGAGATAGAGTTTCTCGCGCTCTCGTCGAACCGGGTGGAGGTGCTGCGACTGCTCTCCGAGGAATCGCAGACGCGAAACGGCCTCGCGGCGGCCACCGGCGCGTCGCAGGCGACGCTCGGGCGGATTCTCGCAGACTTCGAAGAGCGGTCGTGGGTCAGACGCGAGGGCGGCGAGTACGCGGCGACGGCGACGGGACGACTCGTCTCGAATGGGTTTACGGACCTACTGGATATCTTAGAGACCGAAGGCGAACTCCGGGACGTCGTCCGCTATCTGCCGACGCGAGCGATGGAGTTCGACCTGCGGCATCTCGCCGACGCGACTATCACCGTTCCGAGCGAGACGCGGCCGAACGCGCCCGTCCAGCGCGTCTTGGAGTTGCTCGACGACGCCGAGGAGGTGCGGGCGTTCTCGCACGCGTTCAACGAACAGAGCCTCACCCTCGTCGAATCGAAGACGACTGCCGGCGAACAGACGTTCGAGGCGGTCCTCTCTCGAAACGCCGTGACCGCACTCGCGGAGGATTCGACGCTCCGGCGGCGACTCGAATCCCTCCTCGACGCCGAGGGCGCGGAGATTCGCGCCCGCGAAGGCGACATCCCCCTCGCGGTGACGATAGCCGACGACGTGGTTCACCTCCTCGTGCGCGACGACGACGGCGTGCTCCGCGCGTCTATCGATACCGACGACGAGACGGTTCGACAGTGGGCCGACGACAGGTTCGAGGCGTACTGGCGGACGGCCGCTCCGGTGGACGACGAGGAGTTCTCGCGGTGA
- a CDS encoding cupin domain-containing protein, which translates to MTYQKVNYTDVEQVGDAMHFLREPLDTNQVGVTVARCKPGWNGRKHDHTDNEHEEVYVLIEGEATVVVDGESVPMETGDAIRIPAEATRQIRNGDTESAFVLVSAPEFDADDDWETSGFVG; encoded by the coding sequence ATGACCTACCAGAAGGTGAACTACACCGACGTAGAACAGGTCGGGGATGCGATGCATTTCCTCCGCGAACCGCTCGATACGAATCAGGTCGGCGTCACCGTCGCGCGGTGTAAGCCCGGGTGGAACGGGCGCAAACACGACCACACCGACAACGAACACGAAGAGGTGTACGTTCTCATCGAGGGAGAAGCCACCGTCGTCGTCGACGGCGAGTCGGTTCCGATGGAGACTGGCGACGCCATCCGTATCCCGGCGGAGGCGACGCGCCAGATTCGAAACGGCGACACCGAGAGCGCGTTCGTCCTCGTGAGTGCTCCGGAGTTCGACGCGGACGACGACTGGGAGACGTCCGGGTTCGTCGGGTGA
- a CDS encoding redox-regulated ATPase YchF yields MSHKIGLVGKPSVGKSSFFNAATMNDVPEGAYPFTTIDPSVGEAYVRVECAAPEFDESCTPSVGFCNGGVRFVPVKLVDVAGLIPGAHEGKGLGNQFLTDLNEADVLVHVVDFSGETDIEGEPTEGHDPRDDIDFLEDELDMWYLDVLEKGLERYRSGYNGEEKNVEEDLAEQMSAFKTNKDEIKQVILGLGLGLDPEEWSDDDKADVAREIRKRTKPMVIAANKMDKPVAQENFAEITSDPDYDHLSFVPASAHAEKALKKAAEGDVVDYRAGDDDFEIVGDISEEQEAGLEQIREFVAEFDGTGVQAALETALFDEMGAIAIFPGSANGRSDTQGVFRDCFILPDESTTEDFAYHLHSDIGEGLLHGIDCHSQRQVGADHVLSHRDVVEIVTTN; encoded by the coding sequence ATGAGTCACAAGATCGGGCTGGTCGGCAAACCCTCTGTCGGCAAGTCTTCGTTCTTCAACGCGGCGACGATGAACGACGTGCCGGAGGGCGCCTACCCGTTTACGACGATCGACCCGTCGGTCGGCGAGGCGTACGTCCGCGTCGAGTGTGCCGCCCCCGAGTTCGACGAGTCGTGTACGCCCTCGGTCGGCTTTTGTAACGGCGGCGTGCGGTTCGTCCCGGTGAAACTCGTCGACGTGGCGGGACTCATCCCCGGGGCACACGAGGGGAAGGGCCTCGGCAACCAGTTTCTGACCGACCTCAACGAGGCCGACGTCCTCGTCCACGTCGTCGACTTCTCGGGCGAGACGGACATAGAGGGCGAACCCACGGAGGGCCACGACCCCCGCGACGACATCGACTTCCTCGAGGACGAACTCGACATGTGGTATCTCGACGTCTTAGAGAAGGGTCTCGAACGCTACCGCTCGGGCTACAACGGCGAGGAGAAAAACGTCGAAGAGGACCTCGCAGAGCAGATGTCCGCGTTCAAGACGAACAAAGACGAGATAAAGCAGGTCATCCTCGGGTTGGGTCTCGGACTCGACCCCGAGGAGTGGAGCGACGACGACAAAGCCGACGTCGCCCGCGAGATTCGCAAGCGGACGAAGCCGATGGTCATCGCGGCCAACAAGATGGACAAACCCGTCGCACAGGAGAACTTCGCGGAGATCACGTCGGACCCCGACTACGACCACCTCTCTTTCGTCCCCGCGAGTGCGCACGCGGAGAAGGCGTTGAAGAAGGCCGCCGAGGGAGACGTCGTCGACTACCGGGCCGGCGACGACGACTTCGAAATCGTCGGCGATATCTCCGAAGAACAGGAGGCCGGGTTAGAGCAGATTCGCGAGTTCGTCGCGGAGTTCGATGGAACGGGCGTCCAAGCGGCGTTGGAGACGGCCCTGTTCGACGAGATGGGCGCAATCGCCATCTTCCCCGGAAGCGCGAACGGCCGGTCCGACACGCAGGGCGTCTTCCGCGATTGCTTTATCCTTCCCGACGAGTCGACGACGGAGGACTTCGCGTACCACCTCCACTCCGACATCGGCGAGGGCCTCCTCCACGGCATCGACTGTCACTCACAGAGACAGGTCGGCGCGGACCACGTTCTCTCGCACCGCGACGTAGTCGAAATCGTCACCACGAACTGA